The Thermodesulfobacteriota bacterium genome includes a region encoding these proteins:
- a CDS encoding FlgO family outer membrane protein — protein sequence GARGPPLPPPPPAPLPTPPDPREISLAVSRLADDLVASYPEADLSLAEGPCIVATFVELDRLDHTSSFGRILAEQLMGALQRRGLTPVELRKTTSVLVRDDGGELGLSRRLAELDGAVQAGTLLAGTYLATADGVFVHVRLVDMRDATVLASAEAVFPHNSLVDDLLHTRSVTPAPQPGNIYMKRLVF from the coding sequence GGGGCGCGGGGGCCCCCCCTCCCCCCCCCCCCCCCCGCGCCGCTGCCCACCCCGCCCGATCCGCGGGAGATCTCCCTGGCCGTCAGCCGGCTGGCCGACGACCTGGTGGCCAGCTATCCGGAGGCGGATCTCTCCCTGGCCGAAGGGCCGTGCATTGTCGCCACCTTTGTGGAGTTGGACCGCCTGGACCACACCTCAAGCTTTGGCCGGATCCTGGCCGAGCAGCTCATGGGCGCCCTGCAGCGCCGGGGACTCACCCCGGTGGAGCTGCGCAAGACCACCTCGGTGCTCGTCCGGGACGATGGCGGCGAGCTCGGCCTGTCCCGGCGCCTGGCCGAGCTCGACGGCGCGGTCCAGGCGGGCACCCTGCTGGCTGGCACCTATCTGGCCACCGCTGACGGGGTGTTCGTTCATGTCCGCCTGGTCGACATGCGGGATGCAACGGTCCTGGCCAGTGCGGAGGCGGTCTTCCCCCACAACAGCCTGGTGGACGATTTGCTGCACACCCGTTCCGTAACCCCGGCGCCCCAGCCCGGGAACATCTATATGAAGCGTCTTGTCTTCTAA
- a CDS encoding FlgO family outer membrane protein, with protein MRRISWRGLGLGIGLTMAVAWGSAPAGAVNSVYRYLPEPDQPTELPAQLASFSREAAGRVYYQLLEEGERALAATLAVVVAVPLADLKRETELGRLVAEYLLTDLADRGLRVQELRLGREILVVPRTGEFILSRNVGELAHPEPAVDYAVLSTFSNTRKALILQGRLVELRTGRVAASWRHELPLSRDILVLCRSSEPPFTVSLKAMP; from the coding sequence ATGCGACGGATCAGCTGGAGGGGCCTTGGGCTGGGCATTGGCTTGACCATGGCTGTGGCCTGGGGATCAGCCCCGGCCGGGGCGGTGAACAGCGTCTACCGGTACCTCCCCGAGCCCGATCAGCCGACGGAGCTCCCGGCCCAGCTGGCCAGCTTCAGCCGGGAGGCCGCCGGCCGGGTCTACTACCAGCTCCTGGAAGAGGGGGAGCGCGCCCTGGCCGCCACCCTGGCGGTGGTGGTGGCGGTGCCGCTGGCGGATCTCAAGCGGGAGACCGAGCTCGGCCGCCTGGTGGCCGAGTACCTGCTCACGGACCTTGCCGACCGGGGCCTCCGCGTGCAGGAGCTGCGGCTCGGCCGGGAGATCCTGGTGGTGCCCCGTACCGGTGAATTCATCCTGAGCCGCAACGTCGGCGAGCTGGCCCACCCGGAGCCGGCGGTGGATTACGCCGTGCTCTCCACCTTCTCCAATACCCGCAAGGCCCTCATCCTGCAGGGCCGGCTGGTGGAGCTGCGCACCGGGCGGGTAGCCGCCTCCTGGCGCCACGAGCTGCCCTTGTCCCGGGACATCCTGGTGTTGTGCCGCAGCTCCGAGCCCCCCTTCACCGTCTCCTTGAAGGCCATGCCATGA